Proteins found in one Megalobrama amblycephala isolate DHTTF-2021 linkage group LG5, ASM1881202v1, whole genome shotgun sequence genomic segment:
- the id3 gene encoding DNA-binding protein inhibitor ID-3 — protein sequence MKAISPVRSVRSCYEAVCCISEQSLAISRCKSPSEELSDMNDCYSKLKELVPSIPQNKSVSQVEILQHVIDYIFDLQIALENETDSQNTPDMFMSMKNSEMTRNFSKEDGAMCH from the exons ATGAAGGCGATCAGCCCCGTTCGCTCAGTCAGAAGCTGTTATGAAGCTGTGTGCTGTATCTCAGAGCAGAGTCTCGCGATTAGCCGCTGCAAGAGTCCCTCTGAGGAGCTGTCCGACATGAATGACTGTTACTCTAAACTCAAAGAACTGGTGCCCAGCATCCCTCAGAACAAGTCCGTGAGCCAAGTGGAGATTCTTCAGCATGTAATAGATTACATCTTCGACTTGCAGATAGCACTGGAAAACGAGACGGACTCACAAAACACGCCTGACATGTTCATGTCAATGAAG AACTCAGAGATGACCCGTAATTTCTCCAAAGAGGATGGAGCTATGTGCCATTAG